In the Colletotrichum higginsianum IMI 349063 chromosome 7 map unlocalized unitig_7, whole genome shotgun sequence genome, one interval contains:
- a CDS encoding Serine carboxypeptidase produces the protein MLPRLSLLALTGALLGPSLAQFPPTPEGVTVLKSKFDKGIEISFKEPGLCEEAEGVKSYAGYIKLPPGTLEGVGQEQDYEINTFFWFFEAKHDPENAPLSIWMNGGPGSSSMPGLFNENGPCYINADSKSTRPSEWSWNNKVNMLYIDQPVQVGFSYDTLRNVTRNLLGGTQTLNASSPVPSQNVTFQTGTLASGNRNATSWGSRNAAIALWHFSQVWFQEFPGYHPNDDRISIATQSYGGRYGPAFVAYFQEQNEKIRNGTWDGTEGEKYILNLDTLLIVNGCIDRQVQWLSHPEMAFNNTYGIETVNETVYRGMIDAYNREGGCRDQIDACREVAAVYDPENVGINATVNRICEAAESYCTRYIRDPYLDISGRDYYDVTQVDPTLFPAPFTAGYLNQPHVQSALGVPLNWTGSSSASSSAFRGIGDYPRPGWIEDIASLLHSGVKVSLMYGDRDFACNWISGEEVALAIPWADQENFAAAGYEPLQTNCTYEGGQVRQYGNLSYIRVYQAGHAVPSYQPESAYRIFNRALFNRDIATGRVDTAADPTYGTRGPADTFGIKSEVPPQYEDFCYVLDPSTCSREQVAALRAGTAVIKDYIMIDPPSEQGAALGIKARDM, from the exons ATGCTGCCCAGGCTGTCTCTTCTCGCCCTCACGGGTGCCCTTCTCGGCCCTTCGCTAGCTCAGTTTCCCCCAACGCCTGAAGGGGTCACTGTCTTGAAGTCCAAGTTCGACAAAGGCATCGAGATCAGCTTCAAGGAG CCCGGTCTTTGCGAGGAAGCAGAAGGTGTCAAGTCCTACGCCGGGTACATCAAGCTCCCTCCTGGAACCCTTGAGGGCGTCGGTCAGGAGCAAGACTATGAGATCAATACCTTCTTCTGGTTCTTCGAGGCCAAGCATGATCCCGAGAACGCGCCCCTGTCTATCTGGATGAACGGCGGCCCCGgcagctcgtcgatgcccGGGCTGTTCAACGAGAACGGGCCGTGCTACATCAACGCAGACTCCAAGTCGACGCGGCCCAGCGAGTGGTCTTGGAACAACAAAG TCAACATGCTGTACATCGACCAACCGGTTCAGGTGGGCTTCTCGTACGACACCCTCCGCAACGTCACCAGgaacctcctcggcggcacTCAGACCCTCAACGCATCGAGCCCCGTCCCGTCGCAGAATGTGACCTTCCAGACGGGCACGCTAGCCAGCGGGAATAGGAACGCGACAAGCTGGGGCAGCCGCAACGCCGCTATCGCCCTGTGGCACTTCTCCCAGGTCTGGTTCCAGGAGTTCCCCGGCTACCACCCCAACGACGACCGCATCAGTATCGCGACGCAGTCCTACGGCGGTCGCTACGGCCCCGCGTTCGTCGCCTACTTCCAGGAGCAGAACGAGAAGATCAGGAACGGCACCTGGGACGGGACCGAGGGCGAGAAGTACATCCTGAACCTCGACACCCTTCTCATCGTCAACGGCTGCATCGATCGGCAGGTCCAGTGGCTATCGCACCCCGAGATGGCCTTCAATAACACGTACGGGATCGAGACGGTCAACGAGACGGTTTACCGGGGGATGATCGACGCATATaacagggagggagggtgcCGCGACCAGATTGACGCCTGCcgcgaggtcgccgccgtctacGACCCGGAGAACGTCGGCATCAACGCGACGGTCAACCGGATCTgcgaggcggccgagtcGTACTGCACCCGCTACATCCGGGACCCGTACCTCGACATATCGGGCCGCGACTACTACGACGTCACCCAGGTCGACCCAACCCTCTTCCCGGCCCCCTTCACCGCGGGCTATCTCAATCAGCCGCACGTGCAGTCCGCCCTCGGCGTGCCGCTCAACTGGACGGGGAGCTCGAgtgcctcgtcctcggcgttcCGCGGCATCGGTGACTACCCGCGCCCCGGCTGGATCGAGGACATCGCCTCCCTGCTGCACAGCGGCGTCAAGGTCTCGCTCATGTACGGCGACCGCGACTTCGCATGCAACTGGAtcagcggcgaggaggtggcCCTGGCGATCCCCTGGGCGGACCAGGAAAACTTCGCCGCGGCGGGCTACGAGCCGCTCCAGACGAACTGCACCTACGAGGGCGGCCAGGTACGGCAGTACGGGAACCTGTCGTACATCAGGGTCTACCAGGCCGGCCATGCCGTGCCGTCGTACCAGCCCGAGTCGGCGTACCGCATCTTCAACCGCGCCCTGTTCAACAGGGACATCGCGACGGGACGCgtcgacacggcggcggacCCGACATACGGCACGCGGGGGCCCGCCGACACGTTCGGCATCAAGAGCGAGGTCCCGCCGCAGTACGAGGACTTTTGCTACGTCCTCGACCCGAGCACCTGCAGTCGGGAGCAGGTTGCGGCCCTCCGCGCGGGCACTGCGGTTATCAAGGACTACATCATGATCGATCCGCCCAGCGAGCAGGGCGCCGCGCTGGGGATCAAAGCGAGGGATATGTAA
- a CDS encoding High-affinity methionine permease: MSFLRRPFSRRTPEANHEDNSGHESDVTDGSLHYVVEKAGNDSGLSYQEATGAPVETSSPLGYSVGPITIIFLNISKMIGTGVYSTPSSILKGTGSVGLSMIYWALGFLTSIASFSVYLEFASYFPNRSGSEVVYLEQAWPRPKWLFPTAFAFQSVALSFSSGNAIGETLGLATVQINACRYSKVLSQYLFRAAGTTPSPWQLKGVAVAGFTVATLVVALNNRFAYRFSNGVGVVKLITLVFIAITGLVVLGGHTKVPEPRANFQNPFEGTATAYGLTNALYRIIFSYAGYENTFNVVNEVKDPVRQIRKNGWIALAIVTVLYILANIAYFAAVPKADLAAAKEIAASLFFENVFGSSRAVRGLNFLIALSSFGNLLTVLIGSSRMLRECGRQGVLPYPRFWASTRPFGTTLGPYLVKWILTVVMVVAPPAGDAFNFIADLQVYPSAFFGFVMTVGLYVVRWRRKRLNLPRPIFKAWDVIIVFNIVKDVYLLVMPWYPPAGGVFAGDVSFWYATYVVAGIGILLGCGVYYWLWIYAVPKLKGYEIRQQVLELADGAQSHKLIKVPIAELAEWDATHDHVGRPLQQTPSEQATEEEKKGLDA; encoded by the exons ATGTCGTTCCTGAGGCGGCCCTTCAGCCGTCGAACTCCGGAGGCTAACCATGAAGACAACTCGGGCCACGAGTCCGACGTGACGGACGGAAGCCTCCATTATGTCGTCGAAAAAGCCGGCAATGACTCTGGTCTATCCTACCAGGAAGCTACGGGGGCACCGGTCGAGACAAGTTCTCCCCTGGGATACAGCGTCGGTCCGATCACAATCATCTTTCTCAACATCAGCAAGATGATCGGCACCGGAGTGTACTCCACTC CTTCCTCGATCCTCAAGGGCACCGGTTCCGTAGGCCTCAGCATGATATACTGGGCTCTAGGCTTCCTGACCTCCATCGCCTCTTTTTCCGTATACCTCGAGTTCGCATCATACTTCCCCAACAGATCCGGGTCCGAGGTCGTCTATCTCGAGCAAGCCTGGCCTCGACCCAAGTGGCTGTTCCCAACTGCCTTTGCATTCCAGTCCGTTGCTCTATCGTTTAGTAGCGGCAACGCCATCGGTGAGACGCTCGGTCTAGCGACGGTCCAGATCAACGCTTGCCGATACTCGAAAGTCTTGTCACAATATCTGTTTAGAGCTGCCGGAACAACCCCCAGCCCCTGGCAGTTGAAAGGCGTCGCGGTAGCCGGCTTCACAGTCGCCACACTGG TCGTTGCACTCAACAACCGGTTCGCGTACCGCTTTTCAAACGGAGTCGGGGTGGTCAAGCTCATCACTCTGGTCTTCATCGCAATCACAGGTCTTGTCGTTCTCGGGGGGCACACCAAAGTGCCCGAGCCGCGCGCCAACTTCCAAAACCCATTCGAAGGCACTGCCACGGCCTATGGCCTGACGAACGCCCTGTACAGAATCATCTTCTCGTACGCGGGATACGAGAACACTTTCAACGTGGTCAATGAAGTGAAG GATCCGGTTCGGCAGATCAGGAAGAACGGTTGGATCGCACTGGCGATTGTCACTGTGCTTTACATTTTGGCCAACATTGCCTACTTCGCTGCCG TCCCGAAAGCCGATCTCGCCGCGGCCAAGGAGATTGCCGCGAGTCTTTTCTTCGAGAACGTCTTTGGTTCCAGCCGGGCCGTCAGAGGTCTCAACTTCTTGATTGCACTGAGCTCCTTCGGCAACCTCCTGACTGTGCTGATTGGATCGTCTCGTATGCTCCGCGAGTGTGGAAG ACAAGGAGTTCTGCCGTACCCCAGATTCTGGGCCTCCACTAGGCCATTCGGCACAACCTTGGGTCCATATCTCGTAAAATGGATATTGACCGTCGTTATGGTGGTTGCGCCGCCCGCCGGTGACGCTTTCAACTTTA TTGCCGATTTGCAGGTTTACCCATCTGCATTTTTTGGCTTCGTCATGACTGTCGGCCTATACGTCGTCCGATGGCGTCGCAAGCGCCTGAATCTGCCACGACCTATCTTCAAGGCCTGGGATGTAATTATTGTCTTCAACATCGTTAAAGACGTCTACCTCCTCGTCATGCCGTGGTACCctcccgccggcggcgtgtTTGCCGGCGATGTCAGCTTCTGGTACGCGACATATGTTGTCGCTGGCATCGGAAT TCTGCTTGGATGTGGAGTCTACTACTGGCTCTGGATCTATGCGGTTCCTAAGCTGAAGGGGTACGAGATCCGTCAGCAAGTACTAGAGCTTGCAGACGGCGCGCAGAGTCACAAGCTTATCAAGGTGCCTATCGCGGAGCTGGCTGAGTGGGACGCGACCCATGACCATGTTGGACGGCCTTTGCAACAGACTCCAAGCGAACAGGCTAcagaagaggagaagaagggcctTGATGCTTAG
- a CDS encoding major facilitator superfamily transporter, with product MSATTDLPPEKALETPVNDASGADSPSEVENGDEGVNTKALLRKLDAKLLPAVGILTDRTVNSRADPRWPDGDDSNVVTVGNARIEGLTEDLHMSGNQYLTGLTLYFIGYVLFEIPCNIILKRTTPRFWLPTLTVAWGIVATLMGIVTNMAGFFVARFFLGVTESGLFPGVVYYFSMWYKRRERQYRISLFFSAASLAGAFGGILAWGIGHMRVVWDNGWRWIFILEGIATVVIAIGAYWFIQNYPDTAKFVSDKERRFIRARLAADSDATHNEKFTWGNVMDAIKDPKCWLYGLGFHTMSLPLYTFSLFIPTIIRNLGYTAAVAQLLTIPPYAVAFVTTLTVAIYSERTGRRAFFIMGSSAFAAIGYIILLANGDPTGKPGVSYLGTFFAAAGIYPSTALVLSWPAINVSGQTKRAVGNAMQITIGNLGAVLGTQLYRANDGPRYFVGHSFALGYLIANIVVCGILYIVLKRENTRREAIAPEVQAIGDLEDWPGDKDPRWRFQY from the exons ATGAGCGCGACGACCGACCTCCCTCCCGAGAAGGCGCTGGAGACCCCCGTGAACGATGCGAGCGGCGCGGACAGTCCTtccgaggtcgagaacgGGGACGAAGGCGTCAACACGAAGGCGCTGCTGCGGAAGCTCGATGCCAAGCTACTCCCGGCCGTCGGCATTCTG ACAGATCGAACGGTGAATAGTCGAGCGGATCCCAGGTGGCCCGACGGAGACGATTCTAACGTGGTCACAGTCGGCAATGCGCGAATCGAAGGCCTCACCGAAGACCTGCACATGT CCGGTAACCAGTACCTCACTGGTCTGACGCTGTACTTCATCGGTTATGTGCTCTTTGAA ATCCCTTGCAACATCATCCTCAAGAGGACCACGCCGCGGTTCTGGCTGCCGACCCTGACGGTCGCCTGGGGCATCGTCGCCACGCTCATGGGCATCGTCACGAACATggccggcttcttcgtcgcgcgcttcttcctcggcgtcacCGAGAGCGGCCTCTTCCCCGGCGTCGTGTACTACTTCTCCATGTGGTACAAGCGCCGCGAGAGGCAGTACCgcatctccctcttcttcagcgcCGCCTCTCTCGCCGGAGCTTTCGGAGGTATCTTGGCATGG GGTATCGGTCACATGCGAGTCGTTTGGGACAATGGTTGGCGTTGGATCTTTATACTG GAAGGCATTGCGACggtcgtcatcgccatcggcgcgTATTGGTTCATCCAGAACTACCCCGACACCGCAAAGTTCGTGTCCGACAAGGAGCGCCGCTTCATCCGCGCCaggctcgccgccgacagcGATGCGACGCACAACGAAAAGTTCACGTGGGGCAACGTGATggacgccatcaaggacCCGAAGTGCTGGCTGTACGGCCTCGGCTTCCACACCATGAGCCTGCCGCTGTACACCTTCTCACTCTTCATT CCGACGATCATTAGAAATCTCGGCtacaccgccgccgtggcccaGCTCCTGACCATCCCGCCCTAtgccgtcgccttcgtcacGACCCTGACAGTCGCCATCTACTCCGAGCGGACCGGCCGCCgcgccttcttcatcatggGATCGTCCGCCTTTGCCGCCATCGGCTATATtatcctcctcgccaacggcgacccGACCGGGAAGCCCGGCGTCTCCTACCTTGGGActttcttcgccgccgccggcatctaCCCGTccaccgccctcgtcctctcgTGGCCCGCCATTAACGTCTCTGGCCAGACGAAACGTGCCGTCGGAAACGCCATGCAGATCACCATTGGCAACTTGGGCGCTGTCCTCGGCACGCAGCTGTACCGTGCCAACGACGGGCCGAGATACTTCGTGGGCCATTCGTTTGCGTTGGGATACCTCATTGCCAACATTGTGGTCTGCGGCATCTTGTACATCGTACTCAAGCGGGAGAACACGAGAAGGGAGGCCATCGCTCCGGAGGTTCAGGCCATCGGCGACTTGGAGGACTGGCCCGGAGACAAGGATCCCAGGTGGAGGTTCCAATACTAG
- a CDS encoding TfdA family Taurine catabolism dioxygenase TauD, with translation MAAAAVQAPTLPGPPGQPDIAYTPSHDNYLARIKRRQEKEKLEKTLPEGFPQRLESKLVWDGNTLAQHYNWNYVLTDADKKEIDEALNHFKSLKKPLGEISQETFPLPNLHQTLREISDEIHNGHGFKVVRGVPVDKYSREENVIIYAGVSSHVAPVRGRQDNQFQGEPADVVLAHIKDLTKVVDAHRIGAPAYTTEKQVFHTDVGDVIALFALGEAAEGGQSYLSSSWHVYNELARTRPDLIHTLAQPWDADEFGKDGRSYSSRPLLHHQPAADGVPERLIIQYARRSFTGYWGLPRSSDIPPITEAQAEALDALHFLAEKYAASLDFHVGDIQYANNLSIFHARGGFVDSEEKHRHLIRLWLRDPENAWKTPEALKERWDRVYSGVTPEKSVFPLEPQIRSASRGEFKPEENASSNS, from the exons ATGGCCGCCGCTGCAGTTCAAGCCCCGACACTTCCTGGTCCGCCGGGCCAACCAGACATCGCATACACCCCCAGCCATGACAACTACCTGGCTCGAATCAAGCGTCGCCAAGAGAAGGAAAAACTGGAAAAGACGTTGCCGGAGGGCTTCCCGCAGAGACTGGAGTCCAAACTAGTTTGGGATGGCAACACCCTGGCCCAGCACTACAACTGGAACTACGTCCTAACGGACGCCGACAAGAAGGAGATTGATGAGGCGCTCAACCACTTCAAGT CCCTGAAGAAGCCCCTGGGCGAAATCAGCCAAGAGACGTTCCCGCTGCCTAATCTCCACCAGACCCTCCGTGAGATCTCGGATGAGATCCACAACGGCCACGGCTTCAAGGTCGTCCGCGGGGTGCCCGTCGACAAGTACAGCCGTGAGGAGAACGTCATCATCTACGCCGGGGTCTCCTCTCACGTCGCGCCGGTTCGCGGGCGACAAGACAACCAGTTCCAAGGCGAGCCTGCGGATGTCGTGCTCGCCCACATCAAGGACCTCACAAaagtcgtcgacgcccacCGAATCGGCGCGCCGGCGTACACCACGGAGAAGCAGGTGTTCCACACcgatgtcggcgatgtgattgccctcttcgccctcggcgaggccgccgaagGTGGGCAGAGCTACTTGTCGAGCAGCTGGCACGTCTACAACGAGCTGGCCAGGACGAGACCCGATTTGATTCACACCCTGGCCCAGCCATGGGACGCCGATGA ATTCGGAAAGGATGGCAGATCCTACAGCAGCAGACCCCTCCTGCACCACCAGCCCGCAGCAGACGGCGTGCCCGAGCGCCTGATCATCCAATACGCCCGACGCAGTTTCACTGGGTACTGGGGCCTGCCGCGGTCGTCCGACATCCCCCCCATCACGGAggcgcaggccgaggccctcgacgccctgcacttcctcgccgagaagTACGCCGCCTCCCTGGACTTCCATGTTGGCGATATACAGTACGCCAACAACCTGAGCATCTTCCACGCCCGTGGGGGGTTCGTCGACTCGGAGGAGAAGCA TCGTCACTTGATCCGGCTCTGGCTTAGGGACCCCGAAAATGCTTGGAAGACGCCCGAAGCGCTGAAGGAGCGATGGGACCGGGTATACTCTGGCGTGACTCCCGAGAAGTCTGTGTTTCCCCTCGAGCCACAGATCCGAAGCGCAAGCAGAGGGGAGTTTAAGCCCGAGGAGAATGCCAGCTCGAATTCTTGA
- a CDS encoding Short-chain dehydrogenase, translated as MSTDQKTAGPEGNALFTRSHLFDLTGKVALVTGGGTGIGLMATQALAANGARVYITSRNKEKIENAASTYGGDAVAGEIIPLVADVTSKADIDRLTKEIESREECLDVLVNNAGVSSSSIEVESEGAADMKASLFDGGAADFDDWTDTYRTNVAAVFYVAASFLPLLQASTEKRRGWSGTVINISSISGMIKKSQHHFSYNASKAATIHVNRMLAEEVASNGIKVRINSIAPGVFPSEMTTKESADEQQKSAIPKEKYADKVPAGRPGKDEDMAATVLYFACNQYLNGQTLAVDGGYTLAAGL; from the coding sequence ATGTCGACAGACCAGAAGACAGCCGGCCCCGAGGGCAATGCCCTCTTCACGCGCAGCCACCTGTTCGACCTGACCGGCAAGGTCGCCCTCGTcacgggcggcggcacgggCATCGGCCTGATGGCCACACAGGCgctcgccgccaacggcgcTCGCGTCTACATCACCTCGCGCAACAAGGAGAAGATCGAGAACGCAGCGTCGACGtacggcggcgatgccgtcgcgGGGGAGATCATCccgctcgtcgccgacgtcacGAGCAAGGCCGACATCGACCGGCTGACGAAGGAGATCGAGTCGCGCGAGGAGTGCCTCGACGTGCTCGTCAATAACGCGGGCGtgtcgagctcctccatcGAGGTCGAGAGCGAGGGCGCCGCGGACATGAAGGCCAGCCTCTTCGACGGCGGGGCGGCGGACTTTGACGACTGGACCGACACGTACCGGACCAACGTCGCGGCCGTGTTCTACGTGGCAGCGAGCTtcctgccgctgctgcaggCGTCGACGGAGAAGCGGCGCGGGTGGAGCGGCACGGTGATCAAcatcagcagcatcagcGGCATGATCAAGAAGTCGCAGCACCACTTCTCGTACAACGCGTccaaggcggcgacgatcCACGTGAACCGGAtgctggcggaggaggtggcgTCCAACGGGATCAAAGTGCGGATCAACAGCATCGCGCCGGGCGTGTTTCCCAgcgagatgacgacgaaagagtccgccgacgagcagcaGAAGAGCGCGATCCCCAAGGAGAAGTACGCCGACAAGGTCCCCGCGGGCCGGCCgggcaaggacgaggacatggcggcgacggtgctgTACTTTGCGTGCAACCAGTACCTGAACGGGCAGACCCTGGCGGTCGACGGGGGGTACACGCTCGCTGCTGGGTTGTAG
- a CDS encoding Interferon-induced GTP-binding protein Mx, which yields MTVITLDSSALNELHSAETKNIFDTVDKLSALGVGKIVDPPQIIVVGDQSSGKSSVLEAISHVYFPARAEGCTRFATELVLRPGSRRRVTASIHVAGSTRPDHFQVADFTQDEIDRIITEARVEMELPDTGRSFSKHVLRLEIEGDDMYPLTLVDLPGCSDGATAAQRTEDEAIIKELVERYMENPNSVVLVVIPANEGVVSKAVIEEVLKHDPAKTRTLRVLTKPDLLEPASSVETGWLQVLRGRNTLHSPGVGWHVVRNRADHEKGLGPRDAVEEQFLKLDAWASVPKTNRGIVALRARLSQMLHYQIKQSLPSVLDDIHTMLSVRKLELNRLGQPRTTPEDMKGYLIDIAGDYQKLVSQGIRGHYNDPFFGGFNGTDRKLRSQLWNFHRAIRHTLVVLGPAQEVIDRPHGSTCPPPVPASLEQFLETYTRGIRRPEPVFWAKLCEQIEHQATASQGTELPGYGNIDTAMHLFRKQVEPWQNLAELHLKKVTEEVKVFVDEAFGHIVGPFDSNSTTKAILSTFVDSFFDEREQVLSHKLEELLRPYKEGYAMQHDGDFRFAMERRAGQRATTRGEGQSRDMQVSIPVPASNNDAGPEYIVDTTQALYDMALQTFTDNLTNLAIETCLIQELPGIFTARLVNDMDNDKLAELAAETEEAREHRALLRKEIEQLTQGIEQCRRYKPRAVAKFPPSARPGSKRQQKQTSEHVGSETTSPSLTSKATPSDDGEGFEKGIALRPSNQQGSGKATNGLKAIEQVSVFSDPTGEQPVKASPSRKPVVRLPQVGGSCGPSAATVGSKTSEQVSVPRDPAGEQPVDFTVSKPAVGSTQAGGLFSATTATSPAPGGQTAQPRRLFGPVAPSSTLADNATKPGKTFSKGFAGFGGGSFPSGGLFGANPPTSPSPPGQPPAGGLFNFANKPPPPNLFGGPLNTAQNKDAFGQ from the exons ATGACTGTCATCACCCTCGACTCTTCGGCTCTCAATGAGCTGCATAGCGCCGAGACCAAGAACATCTTCGACACTGTCGATAAGTTGTCTGCCTTGGGCGTCGGCAAGATCGTCGATCCGCCCCagatcatcgtcgtcggagaCCAATCGTCCGGCAAGTCGTCCGTGCTCGAAGCCATCTCCCATGTCTACTTTCCAGCCCGCGCGGAAGGCTGCACGCGGTTCGCCACGGAGCTGGTTCTCCGCCCGGGCAGCCGTCGACGCGTGACCGCAAGCATCCATGTTGCAGGCAGCACCAGGCCCGACCATTTCCAGGTCGCGGACTTCACCCAAGATGAGATCGACCGGATCATCACCGAGGCCAGGGTGGAGATGGAACTCCCCGACACCGGCCGCAGCTTCTCCAAGCACGTCCTCCGTCTCGAgatcgagggcgacgacatGTACCCGCTGACCTTGGTCGACCTCCCGGGATGTTCTGACGGGGCAACGGCAGCGCAACGGACCGAAGACGAAGCGATCATCAAGGAGCTGGTGGAAAGATACATGGAGAATCCGAACAGCGTCGTGCTTGTAGTCATCCCCGCCAACGAGGGCGTCGTTAGCAAAGCCGTCATCGAAGAGGTCCTGAAACACGATCCTGCCAAGACGCGCACTCTTCGGGTCCTCACGAAGCCGGATCTTCTTGAGCCCGCTTCTTCGGTTGAGACGGGGTGGCTGCAGGTTCTTCGGGGCCGCAACACCCTCCACAGCCCGGGGGTCGGTTGGCACGTCGTGCGTAACCGGGCCGACCACGAAAAGGGTCTCGGTCCCCGCGAcgcggtcgaggagcagTTTCTCAAGCTGGATGCTTGGGCCTCGGTCCCAAAGACAAACCGAGGCATCGTTGCCCTTCGGGCGAGGCTCAGTCAAATGCTTCACTACCAGATCAAGCAGAGCCTGCCGTCAGTCCTCGACGACATTCATACCATGTTGTCGGTGCGGAAACTGGAGCTGAACCGGTTGGGGCAGCCCAGAACCACACCCGAAGACATGAAAGGCTACCTCATTGACATCGCCGGAGACTACCAGAAACTGGTCAGCCAAGGCATCCGAGGCCACTACAACGACCCGTTCTTCGGCGGCTTCAACGGGACAGATCGGAAGCTCCGGTCCCAGCTCTGGAACTTCCACCGGGCCATCCGTCACACCTTGGTTGTTCTCGGACCCGCCCAGGAGGTCATCGATCGCCCTCACGGCAGCACATGCCCGCCTCCGGTACCCGCGTCTCTCGAACAGTTTCTCGAGACTTACACTCGCGGTATCCGTCGCCCCGAGCCCGTCTTTTGGGCAAAACTATGTGAGCAGATCGAGCATCAAGCGACTGCAAGCCAGGGCACAGAGCTCCCGGGGTACGGCAACATAGACACGGCGATGCATTTGTTCCGCAAGCAGGTAGAGCCGTGGCAGAATCTCGCCGAGCTACACCTCAAAAAGGTCACCGAGGAAGTCAAGGTCTTCGTGGACGAAGCCTTTGGGCACATCGTCGGACCGTTCGACTCGAACAGCACGACGAAAGCCATCCTGTCCACTTTTGTGGACAGTTTCTTCGACGAGAGGGAGCAGGTACTTTCGCATAAGCTGGAGGAGCTGCTACGGCCGTACAAGGAGGGATACGCCATGCAGCACGATGGAGACTTCCGATTCGCGATGGAAAGGAGAGCAGGGCAGCGCGCCACAACCCGCGGAGAAGGCCAGAGTCGGGATATGCAGGTTTCGATTCCGGTCCCTGCAAGCAACAATGACGCCGGGCCCGAGTACATTGTCGATACAACTCAGGCACTCTACGAT ATGGCGTTGCAAACATTTACGGACAACCTGACCAACCTCGCCATCGAGACCTGTCTGATCCAGGAGCTCCCCGGAATCTTCACCGCGAGACTGGTGAACGATATGGACAACGACAAGCTGGCGGAGCTCGCTGCCGAGACCGAAGAGGCCCGCGAGCATCGGGCCTTGCTCCGGAAGGAAATCGAGCAGCTCACGCAAGGGATCGAGCAATGCCGGCGATACAAGCCGAGAGCGGTAGCGAAAT TTCCTCCTTCAGCTCGGCCAGGATCCAAAAGGCAACAGAAACAAACCTCGGAACACGTGGGGTCGGAGACCACCA GCCCATCTCTCACTTCAAAGGCGACTCCCAgtgacgatggcgaaggGTTCGAGAAAGGTATTGCGTTGAGGCCTTCCAACCAGCAGGGCAGTGGCAAGGCTACCAACGGATTGAAGGCGATCGAGCAGGTCTCCGTGTTCTCCGATCCGACTGGAGAGCAACCTGTCAAGGCCAGCCCCTCGAGAAAACCAGTAGTTAGATTGCCGCAGGTCGGTGGATCCTGCGGTCCCTCTGCAGCTACCGTCGGATCGAAGACAAGTGAGCAGGTCTCCGTGCCTCGCGATCCGGCTGGAGAGCAACCAGTCGATTTCACCGTCTCAAAACCGGCAGTTGGGTCGACGCAGGCGGGCGGGCTCTTCAGTGCCACTACGGCTACATCACCGGCCCCCGGCGGTCAGACGGCGCAGCCGCGGAGACTCTTTGGCCCGGTGGCTCCGTCATCGACTCTAGCAGATAACGCGACCAAGCCAGGCAAGACCTTTAGCAAAGGGTTTGCCGGGTTTGGAGGAGGATCGTTTCCGTCAGGCGGCCTATTCGGTGCGAACCCGCCAACCTCACCGAGCCCTCCCGGCCAGCCTCCCGCAGGCGGATTGTTCAACTTCGCAAacaagccgccgccgccgaacctTTTCGGTGGTCCATTGAATACGGCGCAGAACAAGGATGCCTTCGGACAGTGA